In Trichocoleus desertorum NBK24, the following are encoded in one genomic region:
- a CDS encoding DUF2237 family protein has protein sequence MTEARNVVGGPLETCCTSPMTGFYRDGKCNTGGGDFGAHVVCAQMTEEFLAFTKAQGNDLSTPVPAFEFPGLKPGDRWCLCASRWKEALDQGTAPPVVLAATHASALEYASLDELKQHAVG, from the coding sequence ATGACTGAAGCCCGCAATGTGGTCGGTGGCCCCCTCGAAACCTGCTGTACTTCACCGATGACAGGGTTTTATCGAGATGGCAAATGTAATACGGGTGGGGGTGACTTTGGTGCCCATGTCGTTTGCGCTCAGATGACAGAAGAGTTTTTGGCATTCACGAAAGCTCAGGGCAATGATTTGAGCACCCCTGTTCCTGCCTTTGAGTTTCCTGGTCTGAAACCAGGCGATCGCTGGTGTTTATGTGCATCCCGCTGGAAGGAAGCCCTAGATCAGGGCACCGCTCCTCCAGTGGTTTTAGCCGCGACTCATGCCTCAGCTTTGGAATACGCCTCGCTAGACGAACTTAAGCAGCACGCAGTTGGATAA